TGTCCACCTTTGCCGTTGTCCACAAATTCAAACTCACCAATGTAACCCTTGCCCTGGAGAATGCGCAGCGTTTCCCTGACTATCTTTGAGGACCTGACCGTGCAGTCGGGTTTGCCTGCCATCTCGTGCGTTTTTATCGTGTTGAGCGCATCTGCAAGTAAATCATCAGCCATACTTTTCACCGCTTGTCAATATTTCCTGAAACCAATGTTTTCGCCTACTTCCCTGAAGCATCGGCGGCAAACATGCAAGTCAAAGGCCCTAATCATTCCGCGTGCGTTGCCGCAAAACCTGCATTTGCGCTTTCCTTTGCCTTTCATTTTGTACTCTGCGGGCCTTTGCGCCTTGTTCTTGTTTCCAGCCATAATCATCACACCTGAATTTTCACTCTGTCTAAAGCCCCACTCAGCCAACCTGTGCGCCAAGGGCGTTTTTTGCAAATTCAATGGACTCTGACCTGCTTATCTTGTGGGACCTTCCAATATGCGAGGCAGCCCTTCTCCTCCTGCTTATCCTGGAGCCTCCGCGCCTCTTCATGGTAACAGAAACGTCAAAGCCGATAATCCCGATTTTCGGGTCGTATTTTGCCCCGGGAAAATCAATGTATTCGGCTACACCAAGCGAGAAGTTGCCTTCGCGATCAAAGCTGCCTGAGCTAAGCTTGTTGCCCTTTGCGGCAATTGATTTTTTCAAAAAATCCGTTGCCCCTGCGCCCCTTAGCGTGACTTTTGTCCCTATAGGGTCGCCCTTCTTTATTCTCCAGACCGGGTTTCTCACCTTTGCAGTAGTGATGACTGATTTCTTCCCGGTAAGCCTGTTGAGTAGCGTCCTTGCGTTCTCAAGCGCCTCGCCTGCCTGCCCTACCCCGATGTTGACTGTGACTTTGTCAATCACAAGCTGCCTCATCGGGTTTTCTGAATCGTTTGCCATTGTTTGCACCTTAAATCTTGCCATTTCCTCAATACTGCATTTTTGCCTGCAATCCCCAAGTTTAACTTG
Above is a genomic segment from Candidatus Parvarchaeota archaeon containing:
- the rpsH gene encoding 30S ribosomal protein S8, with translation MADDLLADALNTIKTHEMAGKPDCTVRSSKIVRETLRILQGKGYIGEFEFVDNGKGGQFRISLIGKINECGAIKPRFPVKKESWTEWEQRYIPGIDFGLLIVS
- a CDS encoding 30S ribosomal protein S14, translated to MAGNKNKAQRPAEYKMKGKGKRKCRFCGNARGMIRAFDLHVCRRCFREVGENIGFRKY
- a CDS encoding 50S ribosomal protein L5; this translates as MANDSENPMRQLVIDKVTVNIGVGQAGEALENARTLLNRLTGKKSVITTAKVRNPVWRIKKGDPIGTKVTLRGAGATDFLKKSIAAKGNKLSSGSFDREGNFSLGVAEYIDFPGAKYDPKIGIIGFDVSVTMKRRGGSRISRRRRAASHIGRSHKISRSESIEFAKNALGAQVG